The Metamycoplasma cloacale genome includes a region encoding these proteins:
- a CDS encoding leucine-rich repeat domain-containing protein, whose amino-acid sequence MKKSKKIFLYSTLAVITPLSIGSLALSCACNGEKSNAFAQNYIIENNSFFNKETGTLDLSKEKITAIPDGAFAKRTLELFKTSKEIRVIDFEKTPIKHIILPETLTSIGKAAFESLELESITFSNPTDVEVTIDKKAFYDNKLKSIDFGERKFILKDLAFAENELTSVTLNVSINSLAYGVFSGNKLTTIDLTHVKSINSLALAGNKIAKLTLPAELIASNFDFLDKQKLSSPETKVNLTINNATLKETFKKELQTNPDKYNWTITE is encoded by the coding sequence ATGAAAAAATCTAAAAAAATATTTTTATATAGCACATTAGCAGTTATTACACCTCTATCAATTGGTTCTTTAGCACTTTCTTGTGCTTGCAATGGTGAAAAATCAAACGCTTTTGCTCAAAACTACATTATTGAAAACAATAGCTTCTTTAATAAAGAAACAGGAACACTTGATTTAAGTAAAGAAAAAATAACAGCAATTCCAGATGGTGCATTTGCTAAACGTACATTAGAGTTATTCAAAACAAGTAAAGAAATTAGAGTGATTGATTTTGAAAAAACTCCAATTAAGCACATTATTTTACCAGAAACATTAACTTCAATTGGTAAAGCTGCCTTTGAATCACTTGAGCTTGAATCAATTACATTTAGCAATCCCACAGACGTTGAAGTAACTATTGATAAAAAAGCATTCTATGACAACAAATTAAAATCAATTGATTTTGGAGAACGTAAATTTATATTAAAAGATCTAGCCTTTGCCGAAAATGAATTAACATCAGTAACATTAAACGTTTCAATTAATTCATTAGCATATGGTGTATTTTCAGGAAACAAACTAACAACAATTGATTTAACACATGTAAAATCAATTAATTCTCTTGCTCTAGCAGGTAATAAAATTGCCAAATTAACTCTTCCAGCTGAATTAATTGCATCAAACTTTGATTTCCTTGATAAACAAAAATTATCATCACCTGAAACTAAAGTTAATTTAACAATCAATAACGCAACCTTAAAAGAAACATTCAAAAAAGAATTACAAACAAATCCTGATAAATACAACTGAACTATTACTGAATAA
- the uvrB gene encoding excinuclease ABC subunit UvrB, with amino-acid sequence MSDKFELVASFKPSGDQPQAIENLIEGLNQNKEHQVLQGVTGSGKTFTIANVISSVNRPALVLSHNKTLANQLYAELKQFFPNNRVEYFVSYFDYYKPEAYKVETDLYIEKQSTTNKTLQAMRMSALNALLIRRDTIVVASVASIYGAYSPIEYKENFLPIEVGMTIDKRELRYKLVHMGFSLNRDFIDRGEFKWIHGEMLEIAPAHHDEYNIRIEFEFDDIAKITYVDPLTKEVKQTLKHTTIYPATIYMLDKTQFQYWKPKLEQELQERIAYFESQGRIDLAQRIKARVLNDIEQFEQNAIVNGIENYARYLDGRQAGETPFTLFDYLPKDTVVFIDESHKMIGQLKGMYAGDYSRKKNLIDNGFRLPSAFDNRPLTFDEFEELKFQKIYISATPEEYELDKTDGEVVSQIIRPTGLLDPEIIVKTVESPIKDTAELIKEQVSKKERTMVLTTTKDEAKQLDLLYKEMGIKSAYVSDDVIPLKRVDILNRLRRGYYDVVIGIDLLKEGIDLPEVSLICVLGADIQGLFRSKTSLIQIVGRAARNDHGKVIFYANSITEPMRLTIEDNLRKREIQQKYNIENNIVPKTISKPIPPTIFSDSELEKLGLDWDMNDAMNKTLNFKEINRLKKKMINFAKERDYVSAENIKQFLIENRVDL; translated from the coding sequence ATGAGTGATAAATTTGAATTAGTTGCAAGCTTTAAACCTTCTGGTGATCAACCGCAAGCGATTGAAAATTTAATTGAAGGGTTAAATCAAAATAAGGAACATCAAGTATTGCAAGGTGTAACTGGATCTGGAAAAACATTTACTATTGCTAATGTTATTTCATCAGTTAATCGTCCTGCATTGGTTTTATCACACAATAAAACATTAGCTAATCAGTTATATGCTGAATTAAAACAATTTTTCCCTAATAATCGTGTTGAATATTTTGTGTCATATTTCGATTACTACAAACCAGAAGCTTATAAGGTTGAAACTGATTTATATATTGAAAAACAATCAACAACTAATAAAACCTTACAAGCGATGAGAATGAGCGCTTTAAATGCTTTATTAATTCGTAGAGATACTATCGTTGTTGCATCTGTTGCTTCAATATACGGCGCTTATTCACCGATTGAGTATAAAGAAAACTTTTTGCCAATTGAAGTGGGAATGACAATTGATAAAAGAGAATTAAGATATAAACTAGTCCATATGGGATTTAGCTTAAATAGAGATTTCATTGATCGTGGAGAGTTTAAATGAATTCACGGTGAGATGTTAGAAATTGCACCCGCACACCATGATGAATATAACATCAGAATTGAATTTGAATTTGATGATATAGCTAAAATTACATATGTTGATCCATTAACTAAAGAAGTTAAACAAACATTAAAACATACAACAATCTATCCTGCTACGATATATATGTTGGATAAAACGCAATTTCAATATTGAAAACCTAAATTAGAACAAGAATTACAAGAGAGAATTGCGTATTTTGAATCACAAGGAAGAATTGATTTAGCACAACGGATTAAAGCAAGGGTATTGAATGATATTGAACAATTTGAACAAAATGCAATTGTTAATGGAATTGAAAATTATGCTAGATATCTAGATGGTCGCCAAGCAGGTGAAACACCATTTACATTATTTGATTATCTACCAAAAGATACAGTGGTATTTATTGATGAATCGCATAAAATGATTGGCCAATTAAAAGGAATGTATGCAGGTGATTATTCAAGAAAGAAAAATTTAATTGATAATGGTTTTAGATTACCTTCTGCGTTTGATAATAGACCTTTAACTTTTGATGAATTTGAAGAATTGAAGTTTCAAAAAATATACATTTCTGCAACTCCAGAGGAATACGAACTAGATAAAACAGATGGTGAGGTTGTTTCGCAAATTATTCGTCCTACAGGATTACTTGATCCAGAGATTATTGTAAAAACAGTTGAATCTCCGATTAAAGATACTGCTGAATTAATTAAAGAACAAGTATCGAAAAAAGAAAGAACGATGGTTTTAACAACAACAAAAGACGAAGCTAAACAGTTAGATTTATTATACAAAGAAATGGGTATTAAATCAGCTTATGTTAGTGACGATGTTATTCCTTTAAAAAGAGTTGATATTCTAAATCGTTTAAGACGTGGTTATTACGATGTTGTCATTGGAATTGATTTATTAAAAGAGGGAATTGACTTACCTGAGGTGTCATTAATTTGTGTTTTAGGTGCTGATATTCAAGGATTATTCAGATCAAAAACCAGTTTAATTCAGATTGTAGGTAGAGCCGCAAGAAATGACCATGGTAAAGTTATTTTCTATGCAAATAGTATCACTGAACCTATGAGATTAACAATTGAAGATAACCTACGTAAACGTGAAATTCAGCAAAAATATAATATCGAAAACAATATTGTTCCAAAAACAATTTCTAAACCTATTCCGCCGACAATATTTAGTGATAGCGAATTAGAAAAATTAGGTTTAGATTGAGATATGAATGATGCAATGAATAAAACTCTTAATTTCAAAGAAATTAATCGTTTGAAGAAGAAAATGATTAATTTTGCTAAAGAAAGAGATTATGTATCTGCAGAAAACATTAAACAATTCTTAATTGAAAACAGGGTAGATTTATAA
- a CDS encoding Virulence-associated protein D: MYGIIFYLDKEVLKKTYGVDKNHHDAYEEIRSILREYGFHWLSNSFYYGRGLNNLLQTFQAVKHLKEKEWFATSLVTLHIFKMEDLSNFTEYVKSDKELILCSPFLEDESDIEKGKTKNRKPLL, encoded by the coding sequence ATGTATGGAATAATTTTTTACTTAGATAAAGAAGTATTAAAAAAGACATATGGTGTGGATAAAAATCACCATGATGCCTATGAAGAAATTAGATCAATATTAAGAGAATATGGTTTCCATTGATTGTCAAATAGTTTTTACTACGGAAGAGGGTTAAATAATTTATTACAAACCTTCCAAGCAGTAAAACACTTAAAAGAAAAAGAGTGATTTGCTACATCACTTGTTACATTACATATCTTTAAAATGGAAGATTTATCAAACTTTACTGAATATGTGAAATCAGACAAAGAATTAATTCTTTGTTCACCATTTTTAGAAGATGAAAGTGATATTGAAAAAGGCAAAACAAAAAACAGAAAACCATTGCTTTAA
- the upp gene encoding uracil phosphoribosyltransferase — protein MLVIIDHPLIKTKLTTMRNKDTSHAEFRSNLNEIASLMVYEILRDYQTKSIDVTTPIDYQFHGETLDKEIFIVPILRAGLGMVEGILNLVPQARVGHIGIYRDEQDFSAKEYYYKIPNVSKDSYILVVDPMLATGVSASDAINKLVKEGFNNIKLVCLVGVQQGVKLIQSNFPNVDIYLASLDEKLNENNYIVPGLGDAGDRLFGTKGK, from the coding sequence ATGTTAGTTATTATAGATCATCCATTAATTAAAACTAAATTAACCACAATGAGAAATAAAGATACCTCGCATGCAGAATTTCGTTCAAATTTAAACGAAATTGCTTCATTAATGGTGTATGAAATCTTAAGAGATTATCAAACAAAATCAATTGACGTTACAACACCAATTGATTATCAATTTCATGGTGAAACTTTGGATAAAGAAATCTTCATTGTTCCAATATTAAGAGCAGGACTTGGAATGGTTGAGGGAATATTAAATTTAGTTCCACAAGCGAGAGTCGGTCATATTGGAATTTATCGTGATGAACAAGATTTTAGTGCTAAAGAGTATTATTATAAAATTCCAAATGTTAGCAAAGATAGCTATATTTTAGTTGTTGATCCAATGTTAGCAACAGGAGTAAGTGCTAGTGATGCAATTAATAAATTAGTTAAAGAAGGTTTTAATAACATTAAACTAGTGTGTCTAGTTGGTGTTCAACAAGGAGTTAAATTAATTCAATCAAATTTTCCAAATGTAGATATCTATCTAGCATCTTTAGATGAAAAATTAAATGAAAACAATTATATAGTTCCTGGATTAGGAGATGCAGGAGACAGATTGTTTGGTACAAAAGGTAAATAA